gaacgctccgcgagttctaccttgaacgattaataactggacgccccactccagttgtaacctacagcgtgctgtgcgcgtgtgtgatttaattcctctaaactgaactaatcacgcgcacaacctggacacattacttattgtgtacaTAGTTGTGTACACATTGTGTACATAGTTGTGTACATAGTTGTGTACATAGTTGTGTGTTATtgtgtcctctattcctgtcccctcacctctttcatttcatttctccattctgcctgctgtcctttatttccgctgccccagctcaggtgcttcagtatcgatggcagatgccggggctagcaaaaatcttttccttcctttttacaattatttttaacaaaaccactaccaccaccaccattaatgtgcgctgacatcgcaaagaacGCAAGAGACTGAGCGTTTtgtcttcataaaaacgcagccgcccaagTCGCGTTCGAACCCAGCAACTCCGGaccagtggccgagcgccctaaccactgagccaccaactgcaaaagcctgctttgattgtgttccacacactggataggcatcGCACCCTCCCTGCCCCCCTTGGAGGTGGTatgcagttaatgattgatcgcaaGAGATTCATCatcaaatgaacgctgtggcctagctattgctgaaGTGCCGTATGTCAGCCTCAACGCTGTCATTGCTAATATATTCAGGTcacacatctctctcaccaccgccacatgttaTCAAAGCGCCAATGAGGCGTCCTCatgtccagggagccagttgtgcacggctcctttcctcaaagccatcgccgtctagaatattgtcaacgccaacgacaatcaacacaatgaacgccgacatccTCCGCTTTGTATTACCTTGGATTACCTGAGCTCATCCTTATTAATATTTTTTTGACATGCGGGACGAAGTGATGTCGTATAGTAAAGCCGGAACACACCCGGAGCAGTGATCTGTAGAAACGCTGGCATTGTCGTATTTGGTGATATCAGAAGAGTTTGTTGAGGAGTCATGAGATGTGCGCAAGACTAGCTTCACTCGCCTTGCGCGTCTAAGGACGGTTGTGCCTTCTTGGAGTCGTCTTGCACGCGTTCCTCCGTTGGCCACTGTTCGACCATAGGCGAGGTGTTCGGAAAGCCACAGCCCGTCTGCACCTCTGAGGTAAGACGAACGCTTACCGTGAAGAGCGAGCAGCAGACGCTAGCACGGTGACGTTCGTTTACTGCTCTGGGTCTCACGGCAGTTGCAGAGGGACGCTTCAAACTGGCATTCAAGACGGATTGTTTGAAGAGTGATCCAGTCTCTTCAGCGCCCCTGTGGAAACCTGCAGTGACAAAATGGAGGCGATAACCGCCGTAGTCGACATCGAGGGAGCCATCAAACGTTGTAGCCGACTCACTTCTGCGATGCAGGAAGTGTCTGAAGTGTTGAAGCGGGACCCACCGGAGCAGGTTCTGGTCGAGGCCTTCTCTATGGCTGTCACTCGATGTGACATAGCCATGCTAAGAGAAGGCAATGTGGCTTTATGACAATATCGTGAACTTTTACCTGGCCATGATCGCGGAACGCTCGGAGAGGCGAGACGGTCCGCGCGTATACGCGTTCAGCACATTTTTCTTCACCAAACTGTATCGCTGTGGACCTGGCGACAGAAAACGCTGGACGCAAGGCGCTGACCTCTTCTCTTACGGCAAGATATCTACTGGTGCCCATGCACTCTCAAGACACCTCTCACTGGGTGCTCGCCGTGGTGTATTTCCGGACGCCCGAGATGGTCATATACGACAGCCTGGGCCAGCGCGAGGAGCATGCTGAAAGCATCGACGCATTGGCGCAGTACCCGGAAGAGGTGAGCCACTTGCGTGACTGTGAACTGGACTGGAGGGGCTGGCATTTGTACACACGTATAGTGCCGCTCCAGAAGAACACCAGAGACTCGGCTGTCTTTATGAGTCGCTACGCCCAGTACCTGACCCGGGACGCACAGACTTTGTTCGAGCAGAAACACATACCACACTTCCGCAATCTTACTGTGTACGAGATTTTACATCACAGGCTCCTTCCATGCTGAAGCCTACTTGTAACAACATGCCTCGGTTCAAGCGTCTGCGTATCCAGTATATGTGATTTGGTGTAATTGTTCTTATTGGGGTTCGCAccattgttgatttttttttcatatctactGCCCCTGGGTATTCATTCTGTATATTTCAGGGCCTGTGCAACCGCTTGTCGGCACACTAGCGTTCGTGTTTGTAGTTTTTTCATCTCGCAATTAGTTTTTCATGTCGATTGTGTGCAAATTGTTTTTATTACTGCCGATTGTTTAATGTAGATTGGGTGATGGTAGAAACGTTATTGGAAGAGACGGAACTCGTGGGGGCGAAGACTGTGCAGCGGAGGGCTCGGACATAATTTCGACAGCCTGGTGTTCAACTTCCGAAGACAGCGCACACAACGCGAAAATTTTTCTATTGCCGTGGTGAATATCCGAGCCTCATTCAAACAAATATTTTATCATCGGCTGTTTCAAGATTACGTAAAGATTTTGTATGCTACTTGCTAATTTGTAATAATTTCTTCATTGATTTGCGACCGCGCTGTCAGAGTTCAGTTCCACGTTTTGCATACAATTTTATTGCATTGAAAGTGCATATCTAAATTTATTTG
This portion of the Amblyomma americanum isolate KBUSLIRL-KWMA chromosome 10, ASM5285725v1, whole genome shotgun sequence genome encodes:
- the LOC144108465 gene encoding sentrin-specific protease 1-like gives rise to the protein MHSQDTSHWVLAVVYFRTPEMVIYDSLGQREEHAESIDALAQYPEEVSHLRDCELDWRGWHLYTRIVPLQKNTRDSAVFMSRYAQYLTRDAQTLFEQKHIPHFRNLTVYEILHHRLLPC